One stretch of Cygnus atratus isolate AKBS03 ecotype Queensland, Australia chromosome 28, CAtr_DNAZoo_HiC_assembly, whole genome shotgun sequence DNA includes these proteins:
- the LOC118258621 gene encoding dual specificity protein kinase CLK2 isoform X1, translating into MPHSRRYRSSERSSRGSYHERYRSRKHKRRRTRSRSSSSERDRRHRREDSYHVRSRSYDDHSADRRAYDRRYCDSYRRNDYSRERGEAYYEPEYRHSYEYRRSRDREGSYRSCKSSRRKHRRRRRRSRSFSRSSSQRSRQSSRRAKSVEDDDEGHLIYRVGDWLQERYEIISTLGEGTFGRVVQCMDHRRGGARVALKIIKNVEKYKEAARLEINVLEKINEKDPENKNLCVRMFDWFDYHGHMCISFELLGLSTFDFLKDNNYLPYPIHQVRHMAYQVCQAVKFLHDNKLTHTDLKPENILFVNSDYELTYNLEKKRDERSVKSTAIRVVDFGSATFDHEHHSTIVSTRHYRAPEVILELGWSQPCDVWSIGCIIFEYYVGFTLFQTHDNREHLAMMERILGPIPSRMIRKTRKQKYFYHGRLDWDENTSAGRYVRENCKPLRRYLTSEAEDHHRLFDLIESMLEYEPSKRISLAEALKHPFFDMLEMEPSTKMWDSSRDISR; encoded by the exons ATGCCTCACTCTAGAAGGTACCGCTCGTCGGAGCGCAGCAGCCGGGGCAGCTACCATGAGCGTTACAGAAGTCGCAAGCACAAGCGACGGCGGACACGGTCACGGTCGAGCAGCAGCGAGCGTGACCGTCGGCACCGTCGGGAGGACAGCTACCACGTTCGGTCCAGGAG CTACGACGACCACTCAGCGGACAGGAGGGCCTACGACCGGCGTTACTGTGATAGCTACCGGCGGAACGATTACAGCCGCGAGCGAGGAGAAGCCTACTATGAACCTGAGTACCGTCATTCCTACGAGTACCGGCGCTCCCGGGACCGCGAGGGCAGCTACCGGAGCTGCAAAAGCAGCCGGCGTAAGCACAGGCGGAGGCGGCGCCGCAGCCGGTCCTTTAGTCGCTCCTCATCG CAGCGGAGTCGACAGAGCAGCAGAAGGGCCAAGAGTGTGGAGGACGACGACGAGGGGCATCTGATCTATCGCGTCGGCGACTGGCTACAAGAAAGAT ATGAGATTATTAGCACCTTAGGGGAAGGCACGTTCGGCAGAGTGGTGCAGTGCATGGATCACCGGAG GGGTGGTGCACGCGTTGCTCTCAAAATCATTAAAAACGTGGAGAAATACAAAGAGGCTGCCCGACTAGAAATAAACGTGCTGGAGAAAATCAACGAGAAGGATCCCGAGAACAAGAA CCTCTGTGTCAGGATGTTTGACTGGTTTGACTACCACGGCCACATGTGCATCTCCTTCGAActgctggggctcagcactTTTGATTTCCTGAAGGACAACAACTATCTGCCTTACCCCATCCACCAAGTGCGGCACATGGCCTACCAGGTGTGCCAGGCTGTGAAAT TTCTGCATGACAATAAACTCACTCACACTGACCTCAAGCCCGAGAACATCCTCTTTGTGAACTCTGACTATGAGCTCACCTATAACCTGGAAAAG AAGCGAGATGAGCGGAGTGTGAAAAGCACGGCCATCAGAGTGGTGGACTTTGGCAGTGCCACGTTCGATCACGAGCATCACAGCACCATTGTCTCCACCAGGCATTACCGGGCCCCGGAGGTCATACTGG agCTTGGCTGGAGCCAGCCCTGTGATGTTTGGAGCATTGGCTGCATCATCTTTGAGTATTATGTGGGTTTCACCCTGTTTCAG ACGCATGACAACCGGGAGCACCTGGCTATGATGGAGAGGATCTTGGGGCCAATTCCTTCTCGGATGATCCGGAAGACCAG gaagcaaaaatatttctaccaTGGCCGCCTGGACTGGGATGAGAACACCTCTGCTGGCCGTTATGTTAGGGAAAACTGCAAGCCACTGCGG CGGTACCTGACTTCTGAGGCCGAGGACCATCACCGCCTTTTTGACCTCATTGAGAGCATGCTGGAGTACGAGCCGTCCAAGCGCATCAGCCTGGCTGAAGCCCTCAAGCACCCGTTCTTTGACATGCTGGAGATGGAGCCAAGCACAAAAATGTGGGACTCTAGCCGGGACATCAGCCGGTGA
- the LOC118258621 gene encoding dual specificity protein kinase CLK2 isoform X5: MPHSRRYRSSERSSRGSYHERYRSRKHKRRRTRSRSSSSERDRRHRREDSYHVRSRSYDDHSADRRAYDRRYCDSYRRNDYSRERGEAYYEPEYRHSYEYRRSRDREGSYRSCKSSRRKHRRRRRRSRSFSRSSSQRSRQSSRRAKSVEDDDEGHLIYRVGDWLQERYEIISTLGEGTFGRVVQCMDHRRGGARVALKIIKNVEKYKEAARLEINVLEKINEKDPENKNLCVRMFDWFDYHGHMCISFELLGLSTFDFLKDNNYLPYPIHQVRHMAYQVCQAVKFLHDNKLTHTDLKPENILFVNSDYELTYNLEKKRDERSVKSTAIRVVDFGSATFDHEHHSTIVSTRHYRAPEVILELGWSQPCDVWSIGCIIFEYYVGFTLFQTHDNREHLAMMERILGPIPSRMIRKTRKQKYFYHGRLDWDENTSAGRYVRENCKPLRDPAVVQHRPGPESAALDAYNPFENGAPPPPPYHAPAGAPPAAGVPPPQGTAQPPRRPSPTEPRNYGSYGTQASAAAATAELLKRQEELNRKAEELDRRERELQNAALGSGAARPNNWPPLPSFCPVKPCFYQDIPVEIPADFQKTVHTMYYLWMASTIALFLNFLSSLAWFCVDPSSGSGFGLSILWALLYTPCSFVCWYRPMYKAFRSDSSFNFFVFFFVFFAQNVMYVLQAIGIPNWGFSGWILSLIALRKNTAVAVMMILVSLFFTAVAVLGIIMLKKIHSLYRRTGASFQKAQEEFAAGVFSNQAVRTAAANAAAGAATNAFRAP; this comes from the exons ATGCCTCACTCTAGAAGGTACCGCTCGTCGGAGCGCAGCAGCCGGGGCAGCTACCATGAGCGTTACAGAAGTCGCAAGCACAAGCGACGGCGGACACGGTCACGGTCGAGCAGCAGCGAGCGTGACCGTCGGCACCGTCGGGAGGACAGCTACCACGTTCGGTCCAGGAG CTACGACGACCACTCAGCGGACAGGAGGGCCTACGACCGGCGTTACTGTGATAGCTACCGGCGGAACGATTACAGCCGCGAGCGAGGAGAAGCCTACTATGAACCTGAGTACCGTCATTCCTACGAGTACCGGCGCTCCCGGGACCGCGAGGGCAGCTACCGGAGCTGCAAAAGCAGCCGGCGTAAGCACAGGCGGAGGCGGCGCCGCAGCCGGTCCTTTAGTCGCTCCTCATCG CAGCGGAGTCGACAGAGCAGCAGAAGGGCCAAGAGTGTGGAGGACGACGACGAGGGGCATCTGATCTATCGCGTCGGCGACTGGCTACAAGAAAGAT ATGAGATTATTAGCACCTTAGGGGAAGGCACGTTCGGCAGAGTGGTGCAGTGCATGGATCACCGGAG GGGTGGTGCACGCGTTGCTCTCAAAATCATTAAAAACGTGGAGAAATACAAAGAGGCTGCCCGACTAGAAATAAACGTGCTGGAGAAAATCAACGAGAAGGATCCCGAGAACAAGAA CCTCTGTGTCAGGATGTTTGACTGGTTTGACTACCACGGCCACATGTGCATCTCCTTCGAActgctggggctcagcactTTTGATTTCCTGAAGGACAACAACTATCTGCCTTACCCCATCCACCAAGTGCGGCACATGGCCTACCAGGTGTGCCAGGCTGTGAAAT TTCTGCATGACAATAAACTCACTCACACTGACCTCAAGCCCGAGAACATCCTCTTTGTGAACTCTGACTATGAGCTCACCTATAACCTGGAAAAG AAGCGAGATGAGCGGAGTGTGAAAAGCACGGCCATCAGAGTGGTGGACTTTGGCAGTGCCACGTTCGATCACGAGCATCACAGCACCATTGTCTCCACCAGGCATTACCGGGCCCCGGAGGTCATACTGG agCTTGGCTGGAGCCAGCCCTGTGATGTTTGGAGCATTGGCTGCATCATCTTTGAGTATTATGTGGGTTTCACCCTGTTTCAG ACGCATGACAACCGGGAGCACCTGGCTATGATGGAGAGGATCTTGGGGCCAATTCCTTCTCGGATGATCCGGAAGACCAG gaagcaaaaatatttctaccaTGGCCGCCTGGACTGGGATGAGAACACCTCTGCTGGCCGTTATGTTAGGGAAAACTGCAAGCCACTGCGG GACCCCGCCGTGGTGCAGCACCGGCCCGGCCCCGAGAGCGCGGCGCTGGACGCCTACAACCCCTTCGAGAACGGCGCG ccgccaccgccgccgTACCATGCCCCGGCCGGGGCCCCGCCCGCCGCAGGCGTGCCGCCGCCGCAGGGAACCGCGCAGCCCCCGAGGAGACCGAGCCCTACGGAGCCCCGGAACTACGGCTCCTACGGGACGCAG gcctcggcggcggcggccacgGCTGAGCTGCTGAAGCGGCAGGAGGAGCTGAACCGcaaggcagaggagctggacCGGCGGGAGCGGGAGCTGCAGAACGCTGCCCTCGGCAGTGGTGCCG CGAGACCGAACAACTGGCCCCCGCTGCCGTCCTTCTGCCCCGTGAAGCCTTGCTTCTACCAGGACATCCCCGTGGAGATCCCCGCTGACTTCCAGAAGACCGTTCATACTATGTATTACCTCTGGATGG CCAGCACCATTGCTCTCTTCCTGAACTTCTTGTCCTCGCTCGCCTGGTTCTGCGTGGATCCCTCGTCAGGTTCTGGGTTCGGCCTCTCCATTCTCTGGGCTCTTCTCTACACGCCCTGCTCCTTCGTCTGCTGGTATAGGCCAATGTACAAAGCCTTCAG GAGTGACAGTTCGTTCAacttctttgtcttcttcttCGTCTTCTTTGCCCAGAACGTGATGTACGTGCTGCAGGCCATCGGCATACCCAACTGGGGCTTCAG CGGCTGGATATTGAGTCTGATAGCGCTGAGGAAGAACACGGCTGTGGCTGTGATGATGATCCTGGTGTCCTTGTTCTTCACAGCGGTGGCTGTGTTGGGCATCATTATGCTGAAGAAG ATTCACTCTTTGTACCGCCGGACGGGTGCCAGCTTCCAGAAGGCGCAGGAGGAGTTTGCTGCAGGGGTCTTCTCCAACCAGGCGGTGCGCACAGCGGCGGCCAACGCTGCCGCGGGTGCAGCCACCAACGCCTTCCGGGCACCCTAG
- the LOC118258621 gene encoding secretory carrier-associated membrane protein 3 isoform X3 produces MAQRGGPAVLPDNPFQDPAVVQHRPGPESAALDAYNPFENGAPPPPPYHAPAGAPPAAGVPPPQGTAQPPRRPSPTEPRNYGSYGTQASAAAATAELLKRQEELNRKAEELDRRERELQNAALGSGAARPNNWPPLPSFCPVKPCFYQDIPVEIPADFQKTVHTMYYLWMASTIALFLNFLSSLAWFCVDPSSGSGFGLSILWALLYTPCSFVCWYRPMYKAFRSDSSFNFFVFFFVFFAQNVMYVLQAIGIPNWGFSGWILSLIALRKNTAVAVMMILVSLFFTAVAVLGIIMLKKIHSLYRRTGASFQKAQEEFAAGVFSNQAVRTAAANAAAGAATNAFRAP; encoded by the exons ATGGCGCagcgcggcggccccgcggtGCTCCCGGACAACCCTTTCCAG GACCCCGCCGTGGTGCAGCACCGGCCCGGCCCCGAGAGCGCGGCGCTGGACGCCTACAACCCCTTCGAGAACGGCGCG ccgccaccgccgccgTACCATGCCCCGGCCGGGGCCCCGCCCGCCGCAGGCGTGCCGCCGCCGCAGGGAACCGCGCAGCCCCCGAGGAGACCGAGCCCTACGGAGCCCCGGAACTACGGCTCCTACGGGACGCAG gcctcggcggcggcggccacgGCTGAGCTGCTGAAGCGGCAGGAGGAGCTGAACCGcaaggcagaggagctggacCGGCGGGAGCGGGAGCTGCAGAACGCTGCCCTCGGCAGTGGTGCCG CGAGACCGAACAACTGGCCCCCGCTGCCGTCCTTCTGCCCCGTGAAGCCTTGCTTCTACCAGGACATCCCCGTGGAGATCCCCGCTGACTTCCAGAAGACCGTTCATACTATGTATTACCTCTGGATGG CCAGCACCATTGCTCTCTTCCTGAACTTCTTGTCCTCGCTCGCCTGGTTCTGCGTGGATCCCTCGTCAGGTTCTGGGTTCGGCCTCTCCATTCTCTGGGCTCTTCTCTACACGCCCTGCTCCTTCGTCTGCTGGTATAGGCCAATGTACAAAGCCTTCAG GAGTGACAGTTCGTTCAacttctttgtcttcttcttCGTCTTCTTTGCCCAGAACGTGATGTACGTGCTGCAGGCCATCGGCATACCCAACTGGGGCTTCAG CGGCTGGATATTGAGTCTGATAGCGCTGAGGAAGAACACGGCTGTGGCTGTGATGATGATCCTGGTGTCCTTGTTCTTCACAGCGGTGGCTGTGTTGGGCATCATTATGCTGAAGAAG ATTCACTCTTTGTACCGCCGGACGGGTGCCAGCTTCCAGAAGGCGCAGGAGGAGTTTGCTGCAGGGGTCTTCTCCAACCAGGCGGTGCGCACAGCGGCGGCCAACGCTGCCGCGGGTGCAGCCACCAACGCCTTCCGGGCACCCTAG
- the LOC118258621 gene encoding dual specificity protein kinase CLK2 isoform X4, translating into MDHRRGGARVALKIIKNVEKYKEAARLEINVLEKINEKDPENKNLCVRMFDWFDYHGHMCISFELLGLSTFDFLKDNNYLPYPIHQVRHMAYQVCQAVKFLHDNKLTHTDLKPENILFVNSDYELTYNLEKKRDERSVKSTAIRVVDFGSATFDHEHHSTIVSTRHYRAPEVILELGWSQPCDVWSIGCIIFEYYVGFTLFQTHDNREHLAMMERILGPIPSRMIRKTRKQKYFYHGRLDWDENTSAGRYVRENCKPLRRYLTSEAEDHHRLFDLIESMLEYEPSKRISLAEALKHPFFDMLEMEPSTKMWDSSRDISR; encoded by the exons ATGGATCACCGGAG GGGTGGTGCACGCGTTGCTCTCAAAATCATTAAAAACGTGGAGAAATACAAAGAGGCTGCCCGACTAGAAATAAACGTGCTGGAGAAAATCAACGAGAAGGATCCCGAGAACAAGAA CCTCTGTGTCAGGATGTTTGACTGGTTTGACTACCACGGCCACATGTGCATCTCCTTCGAActgctggggctcagcactTTTGATTTCCTGAAGGACAACAACTATCTGCCTTACCCCATCCACCAAGTGCGGCACATGGCCTACCAGGTGTGCCAGGCTGTGAAAT TTCTGCATGACAATAAACTCACTCACACTGACCTCAAGCCCGAGAACATCCTCTTTGTGAACTCTGACTATGAGCTCACCTATAACCTGGAAAAG AAGCGAGATGAGCGGAGTGTGAAAAGCACGGCCATCAGAGTGGTGGACTTTGGCAGTGCCACGTTCGATCACGAGCATCACAGCACCATTGTCTCCACCAGGCATTACCGGGCCCCGGAGGTCATACTGG agCTTGGCTGGAGCCAGCCCTGTGATGTTTGGAGCATTGGCTGCATCATCTTTGAGTATTATGTGGGTTTCACCCTGTTTCAG ACGCATGACAACCGGGAGCACCTGGCTATGATGGAGAGGATCTTGGGGCCAATTCCTTCTCGGATGATCCGGAAGACCAG gaagcaaaaatatttctaccaTGGCCGCCTGGACTGGGATGAGAACACCTCTGCTGGCCGTTATGTTAGGGAAAACTGCAAGCCACTGCGG CGGTACCTGACTTCTGAGGCCGAGGACCATCACCGCCTTTTTGACCTCATTGAGAGCATGCTGGAGTACGAGCCGTCCAAGCGCATCAGCCTGGCTGAAGCCCTCAAGCACCCGTTCTTTGACATGCTGGAGATGGAGCCAAGCACAAAAATGTGGGACTCTAGCCGGGACATCAGCCGGTGA
- the LOC118258621 gene encoding dual specificity protein kinase CLK2 isoform X2, with protein sequence MPHSRRYRSSERSSRGSYHERYRSRKHKRRRTRSRSSSSERDRRHRREDSYHVRSRSYDDHSADRRAYDRRYCDSYRRNDYSRERGEAYYEPEYRHSYEYRRSRDREGSYRSCKSSRRKHRRRRRRSRSFSRSSSRSRQSSRRAKSVEDDDEGHLIYRVGDWLQERYEIISTLGEGTFGRVVQCMDHRRGGARVALKIIKNVEKYKEAARLEINVLEKINEKDPENKNLCVRMFDWFDYHGHMCISFELLGLSTFDFLKDNNYLPYPIHQVRHMAYQVCQAVKFLHDNKLTHTDLKPENILFVNSDYELTYNLEKKRDERSVKSTAIRVVDFGSATFDHEHHSTIVSTRHYRAPEVILELGWSQPCDVWSIGCIIFEYYVGFTLFQTHDNREHLAMMERILGPIPSRMIRKTRKQKYFYHGRLDWDENTSAGRYVRENCKPLRRYLTSEAEDHHRLFDLIESMLEYEPSKRISLAEALKHPFFDMLEMEPSTKMWDSSRDISR encoded by the exons ATGCCTCACTCTAGAAGGTACCGCTCGTCGGAGCGCAGCAGCCGGGGCAGCTACCATGAGCGTTACAGAAGTCGCAAGCACAAGCGACGGCGGACACGGTCACGGTCGAGCAGCAGCGAGCGTGACCGTCGGCACCGTCGGGAGGACAGCTACCACGTTCGGTCCAGGAG CTACGACGACCACTCAGCGGACAGGAGGGCCTACGACCGGCGTTACTGTGATAGCTACCGGCGGAACGATTACAGCCGCGAGCGAGGAGAAGCCTACTATGAACCTGAGTACCGTCATTCCTACGAGTACCGGCGCTCCCGGGACCGCGAGGGCAGCTACCGGAGCTGCAAAAGCAGCCGGCGTAAGCACAGGCGGAGGCGGCGCCGCAGCCGGTCCTTTAGTCGCTCCTCATCG CGGAGTCGACAGAGCAGCAGAAGGGCCAAGAGTGTGGAGGACGACGACGAGGGGCATCTGATCTATCGCGTCGGCGACTGGCTACAAGAAAGAT ATGAGATTATTAGCACCTTAGGGGAAGGCACGTTCGGCAGAGTGGTGCAGTGCATGGATCACCGGAG GGGTGGTGCACGCGTTGCTCTCAAAATCATTAAAAACGTGGAGAAATACAAAGAGGCTGCCCGACTAGAAATAAACGTGCTGGAGAAAATCAACGAGAAGGATCCCGAGAACAAGAA CCTCTGTGTCAGGATGTTTGACTGGTTTGACTACCACGGCCACATGTGCATCTCCTTCGAActgctggggctcagcactTTTGATTTCCTGAAGGACAACAACTATCTGCCTTACCCCATCCACCAAGTGCGGCACATGGCCTACCAGGTGTGCCAGGCTGTGAAAT TTCTGCATGACAATAAACTCACTCACACTGACCTCAAGCCCGAGAACATCCTCTTTGTGAACTCTGACTATGAGCTCACCTATAACCTGGAAAAG AAGCGAGATGAGCGGAGTGTGAAAAGCACGGCCATCAGAGTGGTGGACTTTGGCAGTGCCACGTTCGATCACGAGCATCACAGCACCATTGTCTCCACCAGGCATTACCGGGCCCCGGAGGTCATACTGG agCTTGGCTGGAGCCAGCCCTGTGATGTTTGGAGCATTGGCTGCATCATCTTTGAGTATTATGTGGGTTTCACCCTGTTTCAG ACGCATGACAACCGGGAGCACCTGGCTATGATGGAGAGGATCTTGGGGCCAATTCCTTCTCGGATGATCCGGAAGACCAG gaagcaaaaatatttctaccaTGGCCGCCTGGACTGGGATGAGAACACCTCTGCTGGCCGTTATGTTAGGGAAAACTGCAAGCCACTGCGG CGGTACCTGACTTCTGAGGCCGAGGACCATCACCGCCTTTTTGACCTCATTGAGAGCATGCTGGAGTACGAGCCGTCCAAGCGCATCAGCCTGGCTGAAGCCCTCAAGCACCCGTTCTTTGACATGCTGGAGATGGAGCCAAGCACAAAAATGTGGGACTCTAGCCGGGACATCAGCCGGTGA